The following are encoded in a window of Caldicellulosiruptor danielii genomic DNA:
- a CDS encoding P-II family nitrogen regulator, with amino-acid sequence MKKIECIIRPEKLEEVKDALNQLGIKGMTVSQVMGCGLQKGKTEYYRGVEININLLPKIKIELIVKDSEVDRIVDTIIKVARSGRIGDGKIFIYNVEDAVRIRTGEKGESAI; translated from the coding sequence ATGAAAAAGATTGAGTGTATAATCAGGCCTGAGAAGCTTGAAGAGGTAAAAGATGCTTTAAACCAGCTTGGCATCAAAGGTATGACAGTGTCACAGGTTATGGGCTGTGGTCTTCAAAAGGGAAAGACTGAGTATTACAGAGGTGTTGAGATTAACATAAACCTCTTACCAAAAATAAAGATTGAGCTTATTGTAAAAGACTCAGAGGTTGATAGAATTGTAGACACAATCATAAAAGTTGCACGCTCTGGCAGGATAGGCGATGGAAAGATATTCATCTACAATGTCGAAGATGCAGTGAGAATCAGAACCGGCGAAAAGGGAGAAAGTGCGATATGA
- a CDS encoding P-II family nitrogen regulator has translation MKEIIAIIRMNKVGVTKDVLAAAGYPAATFQKVLGRGRQRGLVGEVKAIEVDKATEMVLSSSAMEFVPKRMITIIVDDKDVERVVNIIMAVNRTGQVGDGKIFVLPVEDSIRIRTKEKGFEALV, from the coding sequence ATGAAAGAGATAATTGCAATTATCAGAATGAACAAGGTTGGCGTGACAAAGGATGTGCTTGCGGCAGCAGGATACCCTGCTGCCACATTCCAAAAAGTATTGGGGCGCGGCAGGCAGCGAGGACTGGTTGGCGAGGTAAAAGCTATTGAGGTTGACAAGGCAACCGAGATGGTCCTTTCATCATCTGCTATGGAGTTTGTTCCAAAACGCATGATTACAATCATTGTTGATGACAAGGATGTAGAAAGAGTTGTCAACATTATCATGGCGGTAAACCGCACAGGTCAGGTAGGAGATGGAAAGATATTTGTCCTACCTGTTGAAGATAGCATAAGAATCAGGACCAAGGAAAAAGGCTTTGAGGCTTTGGTATGA
- a CDS encoding nitrogenase component I subunit alpha encodes MPFVTLDCDKCIEERGRHTYITDKKNPVIPVCNVRTVPGDMTERGCAFAGARGVVGGPVKDVIQIVHGPVGCAYYTWSSRRHLSDSEFHRKYCFSTDMQEKDIVFGGEKKLYNAIIEANQEFPEAKAVFIYATCPTALIGDDLEAVAKKASKAIGKPVIAFNSPGFCGVSQSKGHHIANHTIFEKIVGTKELEDPTPYDVNIIGEYNIDGDYWVLEKLFTKIGLRIITAFTGNASYDNLCKMHHAKLNIVHCQRSATYIARLMKEKYGTPFIRVTLFGITETINSLREIGEFFGIQKRVEEVIEEELESIMPRLEFFREKLRGKRAMIYVGAPRVWHWIPLMRDLGIEVVACATTFGHEDDYEKINARADDGVLVIDNPNELELEEVIQKYKPDIFLTGLKEKYLAHKLGVPSLNSHSYENGPYVAFEGLVNFARDLYKSLYAPVWNFVGERWSAKWQPNWLTL; translated from the coding sequence ATGCCATTTGTAACTCTTGATTGTGACAAGTGCATTGAAGAAAGAGGAAGACACACATATATCACTGATAAGAAAAATCCTGTGATACCTGTATGCAACGTCAGAACAGTGCCTGGCGACATGACAGAGCGCGGGTGTGCGTTTGCAGGAGCAAGAGGTGTTGTTGGAGGTCCTGTTAAAGATGTAATTCAGATAGTCCATGGTCCAGTTGGCTGTGCTTACTATACATGGTCGTCACGAAGACATCTTTCAGACAGTGAGTTTCACAGAAAATACTGCTTTTCAACAGACATGCAAGAAAAGGACATAGTCTTTGGAGGGGAAAAGAAGCTTTACAACGCCATCATCGAAGCAAACCAGGAATTTCCTGAGGCAAAAGCAGTGTTCATCTACGCGACATGTCCTACTGCCCTGATTGGCGATGACTTGGAAGCAGTTGCTAAAAAAGCTTCAAAAGCAATTGGAAAGCCGGTTATTGCCTTCAACTCACCAGGATTTTGTGGTGTTAGCCAATCCAAAGGACATCACATAGCAAACCACACAATATTTGAAAAGATTGTTGGGACAAAAGAACTTGAAGACCCAACACCTTATGATGTTAATATCATAGGCGAGTACAACATTGATGGAGATTACTGGGTGCTTGAGAAGCTATTTACAAAGATTGGCTTGAGGATTATAACAGCATTTACTGGAAACGCTTCTTATGATAATCTTTGCAAGATGCACCATGCAAAACTCAACATTGTACATTGTCAAAGGTCAGCAACATATATAGCAAGGCTGATGAAGGAAAAGTATGGAACACCGTTTATTCGTGTCACACTTTTCGGGATAACAGAGACAATCAACTCACTTCGTGAAATTGGCGAATTTTTCGGGATACAAAAGAGGGTTGAAGAGGTCATTGAAGAAGAGCTCGAGTCAATCATGCCAAGGCTTGAGTTTTTCAGAGAAAAGCTACGAGGAAAACGCGCAATGATCTATGTTGGTGCACCGCGTGTTTGGCACTGGATACCGCTTATGCGTGACCTTGGTATAGAAGTTGTAGCTTGTGCTACCACATTTGGGCATGAGGATGACTATGAAAAGATAAATGCAAGGGCAGACGATGGTGTGCTTGTCATAGACAATCCCAACGAACTTGAGCTTGAAGAGGTAATCCAAAAATACAAACCTGATATATTCCTCACTGGTCTTAAAGAGAAATACCTTGCGCACAAGCTGGGTGTGCCGTCCCTCAATTCACATTCGTACGAGAATGGGCCGTATGTGGCCTTTGAAGGACTTGTAAACTTTGCAAGAGACCTTTACAAATCATTGTATGCACCTGTTTGGAATTTTGTAGGAGAGAGGTGGAGTGCAAAATGGCAACCAAACTGGCTAACCCTTTAA
- a CDS encoding DUF6922 domain-containing protein, whose translation MKLPEDFKILFKNYNFEMLDTEKHKELIIKTVLAKGYWEHIEKLFDIYSFNEIKEVFLKDFYSVQELPIPTIYLWGSIFLDEKEYWEYRNMRSKMKFVEKWKQTRKIHK comes from the coding sequence GTGAAACTTCCAGAGGATTTTAAAATTCTATTCAAAAATTATAACTTTGAAATGTTAGATACAGAAAAACACAAAGAATTAATAATAAAGACAGTATTAGCAAAAGGCTATTGGGAACACATTGAAAAGCTTTTTGATATTTACAGTTTCAACGAAATAAAAGAAGTATTTTTAAAAGACTTCTATTCAGTCCAAGAACTCCCTATACCTACAATTTATCTTTGGGGAAGTATATTTCTTGATGAAAAAGAGTACTGGGAATATAGAAATATGAGAAGTAAGATGAAGTTTGTAGAAAAGTGGAAACAGACAAGAAAAATACACAAGTAA
- a CDS encoding ammonium transporter: MNRGFKILLGIVFLIFIVILGFSTAKADQITPEKVATAIDNVWVLVTAFLVFFMQAGFAMVEAGFTRAKNASNIVMKNLMDFAIGSVIFWLFGFAFMFGKDAGGFIGTSGFFLSDSFKHLGLSIPLTSFLIFQTVFAATAATIVSGAMAERTKFIAYCIYSAVISFIIYPVVGHWAWGGGWLSKLGFIDFAGSTVVHSVGGWSALIGAALLGPRIGKYTKDGKVNAIPGHSITLAALGTFILWFGWFGFNPGSTLSGMNDKIGDIAVNTNLAAAMGADLAMIYTWIKYKKPDVSMTLNGALAGLVAITAGCASVNTWGAAIIGGLAGILVVVAVEFIDKKLKIDDPVGAISVHGVCGAFGTLMVGLFATDGGLFYGGGIKQFLVQLAGVASTFVWTTITAFILFAIIKLTVGLRVSEEEEIEGLDVAEHGTAAYGDFVMKSQAVK, encoded by the coding sequence ATGAATAGAGGTTTTAAAATTCTACTTGGCATCGTATTTTTGATCTTTATAGTAATATTAGGATTTAGCACAGCAAAAGCTGACCAGATTACACCTGAAAAGGTTGCAACAGCTATTGATAATGTGTGGGTGCTTGTCACAGCGTTTTTGGTCTTTTTCATGCAAGCAGGGTTTGCAATGGTTGAAGCAGGTTTTACAAGAGCTAAGAACGCAAGCAACATTGTTATGAAAAACTTAATGGACTTTGCAATTGGTTCTGTAATTTTCTGGCTGTTTGGGTTTGCATTCATGTTTGGCAAGGACGCTGGTGGTTTCATAGGAACGTCAGGATTTTTCCTGAGCGATTCATTCAAACATTTAGGGCTTTCAATTCCACTTACATCATTTTTAATATTTCAGACAGTATTTGCAGCAACAGCTGCAACAATTGTATCTGGTGCTATGGCTGAGCGAACAAAGTTCATTGCTTACTGTATCTACAGCGCAGTTATTTCATTCATAATATATCCTGTTGTTGGTCACTGGGCATGGGGCGGCGGCTGGCTGAGCAAGCTTGGCTTTATTGACTTTGCAGGTTCTACTGTTGTACATTCTGTTGGTGGCTGGAGTGCATTGATAGGTGCCGCATTGCTTGGACCGAGAATAGGAAAATACACAAAAGATGGCAAGGTCAATGCTATCCCAGGCCATAGCATAACCTTAGCAGCACTTGGTACATTTATCTTATGGTTTGGCTGGTTTGGATTTAACCCAGGTTCTACTCTTTCAGGTATGAACGACAAAATCGGCGATATTGCAGTCAATACAAACTTGGCAGCTGCAATGGGTGCAGACTTGGCGATGATATATACATGGATAAAGTACAAAAAGCCTGATGTCAGTATGACATTAAACGGTGCTTTGGCAGGACTTGTTGCAATCACAGCAGGATGTGCATCAGTCAACACATGGGGAGCAGCAATTATTGGTGGTCTTGCAGGAATACTTGTAGTTGTCGCTGTTGAGTTTATTGACAAAAAGCTCAAAATTGACGACCCAGTTGGTGCAATCTCAGTTCATGGCGTTTGTGGTGCGTTTGGAACATTGATGGTTGGGCTTTTTGCAACAGATGGAGGACTTTTCTATGGCGGTGGAATAAAGCAATTTTTAGTTCAGCTTGCGGGTGTAGCTTCAACATTTGTATGGACCACAATAACAGCCTTTATCCTCTTTGCAATTATCAAGCTTACAGTTGGCTTGAGAGTCTCTGAAGAGGAAGAGATAGAAGGTCTGGATGTTGCAGAACATGGTACGGCAGCGTATGGCGACTTTGTAATGAAGTCTCAAGCAGTGAAGTAA
- a CDS encoding P-II family nitrogen regulator, which yields MKMIRAIIRPEMQEKVVRALDSNGFVSMTKIDVFGRGKQKGIRTGSILYDELPKTMLMMVVEDEDCQKVVDIILQNAYTGNFGDGKIFISPVEQAYTIRTGEKKL from the coding sequence ATGAAGATGATAAGGGCAATAATAAGGCCGGAGATGCAAGAAAAGGTTGTCCGTGCACTTGACTCAAATGGTTTTGTTTCTATGACAAAGATTGATGTGTTTGGCCGAGGCAAACAAAAGGGAATCAGGACAGGGAGTATCCTATATGATGAACTTCCAAAAACAATGCTAATGATGGTTGTTGAGGATGAGGATTGCCAAAAAGTTGTGGATATCATCCTACAAAATGCATACACAGGAAACTTTGGAGATGGCAAGATTTTCATAAGCCCTGTTGAGCAGGCTTATACAATCAGAACAGGTGAGAAGAAGCTTTAA
- the nifH gene encoding nitrogenase iron protein — translation MRQIAIYGKGGIGKSTTTQNTVAALATLGKKVMIVGCDPKADSTRLILGVKSQVTVMDTVREVGESNVKLDKVMFTGFGGVRCFESGGPEPGVGCAGRGVITAINLLEELGAFTEDLDFVFYDVLGDVVCGGFAMPIREGKANEIYIVASGEMMALYAANNICRGILKFAETSGVRLGGIICNSRRVENEKELLEAFCKRLGTQLIKFIPRDNIVQKAEINRKTVIEYDPESNQAKEYLDLAKRIIENDMFVIPKPMPMDELEKLIEEYGLAD, via the coding sequence ATGAGACAGATTGCAATCTATGGAAAAGGTGGTATTGGAAAGTCTACAACAACTCAAAACACTGTTGCAGCTTTAGCAACTCTTGGCAAAAAGGTGATGATTGTCGGATGTGACCCAAAAGCTGACTCAACGCGCTTAATTTTGGGTGTCAAATCACAGGTGACTGTGATGGACACAGTTAGAGAGGTAGGAGAGAGCAATGTCAAGCTTGACAAGGTAATGTTCACAGGCTTTGGCGGAGTTAGGTGTTTTGAGTCTGGTGGGCCAGAGCCTGGTGTTGGATGTGCCGGGCGTGGTGTTATAACAGCAATCAACCTTTTAGAAGAGCTTGGAGCTTTTACCGAGGATCTTGACTTTGTGTTCTATGATGTTCTGGGTGACGTTGTTTGTGGTGGTTTTGCTATGCCAATCAGAGAAGGAAAGGCAAACGAGATTTACATTGTAGCCTCTGGTGAGATGATGGCTCTTTATGCTGCAAACAATATCTGCCGAGGAATCCTCAAGTTTGCGGAGACAAGTGGCGTCCGACTTGGGGGAATTATCTGCAACTCAAGAAGGGTAGAAAACGAAAAGGAGCTTTTAGAAGCGTTTTGCAAAAGACTTGGCACACAGCTTATAAAGTTCATACCCCGCGACAACATTGTCCAAAAAGCAGAGATTAACAGAAAAACTGTGATTGAGTACGACCCTGAGAGCAATCAGGCAAAAGAGTACTTAGACCTTGCAAAGAGAATAATAGAAAACGATATGTTTGTAATTCCAAAACCAATGCCAATGGATGAGCTTGAAAAGCTGATTGAAGAGTATGGGTTGGCAGACTAA
- a CDS encoding nucleotidyl transferase AbiEii/AbiGii toxin family protein, giving the protein MDMEVLDPEGYEICRNIAKSNLAKKFYLAGGTALALQLRHRKSYDLDFFQKEVSEKIEFEYIYNILTNLFSKKDVNIIIKQVDQMTSTICGVKVSFIAYPFPLIEPLVQGDKIDIRLKGINLASPKEIALMKAYTIGRRPTFRDYIDLYFLLKKGIVTLEYILEKAPQKFVIEGEPVFSKKLFLEQLMYTDDLIDKETALISVIGEEPKVDEIEMFLTQQAKTVIEKYIKKRGTLL; this is encoded by the coding sequence ATGGATATGGAAGTATTAGACCCAGAAGGATATGAAATATGTAGAAATATCGCTAAAAGCAATTTGGCAAAAAAATTCTACCTTGCAGGTGGTACTGCATTGGCATTACAGCTTCGCCATAGAAAGTCATATGATTTGGATTTTTTTCAAAAAGAAGTTAGCGAAAAAATAGAATTCGAATATATTTACAATATTTTAACCAATTTGTTCTCAAAAAAAGATGTAAATATTATTATAAAGCAAGTCGACCAGATGACTTCAACTATATGTGGAGTAAAGGTAAGTTTCATTGCATATCCTTTCCCTTTGATTGAGCCATTAGTCCAAGGTGATAAAATAGACATTCGTTTAAAAGGAATCAATTTAGCATCTCCTAAGGAAATAGCTTTGATGAAAGCGTATACCATTGGCAGACGACCAACATTCAGAGATTATATTGATTTGTATTTTCTACTTAAAAAAGGTATTGTAACTTTAGAATATATCTTAGAGAAAGCACCCCAGAAATTTGTAATAGAGGGTGAACCAGTTTTTTCAAAGAAATTATTCTTAGAACAGCTTATGTACACAGATGATTTAATTGACAAAGAAACAGCATTAATCTCTGTAATTGGTGAAGAACCAAAAGTAGATGAAATAGAAATGTTTTTAACTCAGCAAGCTAAAACAGTAATTGAAAAGTATATAAAGAAAAGAGGGACTCTTCTGTGA